The following proteins come from a genomic window of Planctomycetota bacterium:
- a CDS encoding AAA domain-containing protein — protein sequence MESKAAGSGVAEAVSETVRATSEQVVKAHRYMLDQMKRVIVGQHDVLDLMLMGLFCQGHCILEGVPGLAKTLMISTLAQLTSLEFGRIQFTPDLMPSDITGTEILQENRTTGERGLRFVKGPLFANMILADEINRTPPKTQAALLQAMQEYHVTAAGKRYDLDRPFFVLGTQNPIESEGTYPLPEAQLDRFMFKIKVDYPTQDEEIEIALATTSREAEALEPVLQKSDILQIQHVVRQVIVARPIADFAVRLVRGTRPGDAANHDYVKHYLTWGAGPRACQALLLGAKARALLDGRASASIDDVRAVAKPVLRHRLVTSFAAESENVASDDVVDQLLHDLPETI from the coding sequence ATGGAATCCAAAGCGGCGGGATCGGGTGTGGCGGAGGCGGTCAGTGAGACGGTCCGCGCGACCAGCGAGCAGGTCGTCAAGGCCCACCGCTACATGCTCGATCAGATGAAGCGCGTCATCGTCGGACAGCACGATGTGCTGGACCTGATGCTCATGGGCCTCTTCTGTCAGGGCCATTGCATCTTGGAAGGCGTGCCGGGGCTCGCCAAGACGCTGATGATCTCCACGCTCGCGCAGCTCACCTCCCTCGAGTTCGGCCGCATCCAGTTCACCCCCGACCTCATGCCCTCCGACATCACCGGCACCGAAATCCTTCAGGAAAACCGCACGACCGGCGAGCGCGGCCTGCGCTTCGTCAAGGGCCCGCTCTTCGCCAACATGATCCTCGCCGACGAAATCAATCGCACCCCGCCGAAGACTCAGGCGGCGTTGCTTCAGGCGATGCAGGAATATCACGTCACCGCCGCCGGCAAGCGCTACGACCTCGATCGCCCCTTCTTCGTGCTCGGCACGCAGAACCCGATCGAAAGCGAAGGGACGTATCCGCTGCCCGAAGCGCAGCTCGACCGCTTCATGTTCAAGATCAAGGTCGACTATCCCACGCAGGACGAGGAAATCGAAATCGCCCTCGCCACCACGTCGCGCGAAGCCGAGGCGCTGGAGCCCGTCCTTCAAAAGAGCGACATCCTTCAGATTCAGCACGTCGTCCGTCAGGTCATCGTCGCGCGCCCCATCGCCGACTTCGCCGTCCGACTCGTCCGCGGGACGCGCCCCGGCGATGCGGCGAATCACGATTACGTCAAACACTACCTCACATGGGGCGCCGGCCCGCGCGCGTGTCAGGCGCTTCTGCTGGGCGCGAAGGCAAGAGCGCTTCTCGATGGCCGTGCGTCCGCATCGATCGACGATGTCCGTGCCGTCGCTAAGCCCGTGTTGCGTCATCGACTCGTGACGAGCTTCGCCGCCGAATCCGAAAACGTCGCCTCCGATGACGTCGTCGATCAACTCCTGCACGATTTGCCGGAGACGATATGA